From Pangasianodon hypophthalmus isolate fPanHyp1 chromosome 10, fPanHyp1.pri, whole genome shotgun sequence:
GTCCCTTCCAATCCTCTGATAAATGGATTAATATGTCACTTGATGCAGGTGCAGCTTTTGTCACTCAGCACTCTTCCTGCAGCATTCTTGAGTCGATCAAGTTCATATACTGATGATCAGATGATACTATAAAACAAGTGCAAACCACATAGTTAAAAgttaacattaaataacattagTTAACGTTAATCAGTATTATGTGAGATCGTCATGTTAGTATCATGTGAAGAAGTGCTAAAATAACatccattatatttttatattctcaTATTTAAAAGCCATGACAtagatttacagatttacaggcttattaaagtttattaaagTAGATTTCAGTACCTAGTTAACAAAgtgtaaaatgaaatttaaaataaaatgcagatggTTAGGAAATGGTATGGGATATCCTTATTACAGTCCCAGTAGAATTTAGAATTAAAAAAggtgtttatatattaatgattatattagttaTCAGTATTAagatttttaaaggaaatatgTCATGTGGGTCACTGGGTCAAAGCTGGGTGGGAATTTGCTTTGCTGACAGTATATCCTCAGCATTACATCATTGGTGTGCTCGGACTCCACCCTCGTGCGCCACAGAGGGAAGCAATTCCCATAGGGTGGGCAAGGGGGCTTGTCGATATGCATCTAATAAGAATCTTAAAATCTATGTCTCCTTTTCTTTGTCCCTAACCCTGCCCTCTTCTTATAAATTCTCTTATAGCCGGAAGTATACCTTATTTGaaaatcagtttattttgtAGCAATTAGTCTCTGTATCCCTATAAGGAAAATAACAGTGATTTAAAATATCTGGAAACATGTGGTCTAACCTCACACTGCATCATCGTAAATTTCCACTGAAGCTTTCATTTGGATTCATTGTGATATAGTATCCTAAAAAGGGCAAACCAGGCAATCAAAATGAAACTGTTCCCTATTTAGCCCTAAACTGGAATGGCCCTCTGAGCACTGATGGTTGATTAAACAAGCAACACTTCACAGAAGATGTATTGAAGCAACAGATCAGCAGTTATGTTGCATGTTACTTACAGCTTTAATTACAGTTCTCCAAGAGGTggtgtatttctgtgtatgtttctTTGCAAAGTTCTGATGAAGTGTCGTGTGGTGCCAGTGGCTAACGtagagtaaataaattaattattgcCCCTGTGTTTTACTCTTTATGTTAGACATAGGTTTCAGACAATAGTTAAGAATTCAGTAGTAAAACTAATTAAAAGTGCAAAGACTTTGCCCCATTTCGCTTATGTATCTgaaattaatgacattaattaaaatatgtacCAGGTATTTCCAGTTGTTCATTAGGCTGAATCATCAGCTGACTAAATCCTGCTCTGCCATTTCCTCTCTTTAGTGGTGGTTCAGACAAACTTGGCCCATCCAAAGAAGCCGCAGCCAGGTGTGGTACAGTCCTCCCTGGTCCAGGCCAGTGTAGCTGCCATGCAGAACCCCATGGGCTGTGAGGCAAAGGCAAATGAACACTGCCCCCTGCCACGGCTCTCCATCTCCTCACGCTCAGCGAGCATAGTGACCAGCATGGACGCCGTAGCTGATGGCTCCGCCCTCCACTCTGTGATGAAGTGGAAGACGGTGCTGGCTGTGTTTGTGGTGGTAGTGCTCTACCTGGTGGGGGGTGGATTAGTGTTTCAGGCGCTAGAACAGCCCTTCGAAAGTGACCAgaaaaacaccatcacacagGAGAAAGCTCTGTTCCTCCAGGGGAACCCGTGTGTTTCCCCCTCCGAACTGGAAGCTTTAATCAAGGTAAGCGCATTGCCAGTGGTTCTTTCACAAAGCCCTGTTATATTATCCATATGAAAATGGACTCATGAATATGTCAACTAACTGAGTCAGCTAACAAGAACTGTTTATATTCTTTTATccaaatacatattttaattagTTGATATTTAGTACTAAacatacattaataacacagaTACAAAATACTTTTATATGTTTGAGAAAGCCTTGAGTGAAGCTGAATAATCTATCACAACCTATGCACAACAAAAGCCAATTTTCTCTCAAAATGGTAACATATGTATGCATTCggcattattaaataacaaacattcagtaaataataaacttaACAAACATAGtaaataatcaattttttttatcttgcttGAGAAATATAATCTGACACATTtctatttacttttaataactAATGAAGTTAAAACAGTTCAGTGGTAGTGGACTCAGAACTGAGATCCAAAGGACACCCGGAGGACTCAATTATGTGTCCTTGAAGtgagaataagaaaatgttaatgttaaagtaACAATCACAGGTCACTGTCTCATATTAATCTTTGAGCTCAAACCCAAAATTTGTTTGGGTACGAgatacactgaagatatttaatatgttcagtgtatagcaaaaacaaaagaactggccttgccattccaatacttttggaggggatacacaatatggccaaaagcatgtggatcatcccattccaaaaccatgggcattaatattgagttgttccCCTTTTCTGCTATAACATCCTCCACTGTTCTGAGAAgacttttcactagattttcaGGGACCCAAAggagttcagtggggttgaggtcagcgttctgtgcaggccacatGAATTCTTTCACACCAATCTTCTCAAATCATacgtagatagatagatagatagatagacatagtatgtgtgttaatgttcagTGAGCTTAATGGTCTAATGCTCTATACTCATCCTGCCATAGGCACCTCAATCATGCTCATGCACTCACTATAGAATCCCCCAGAGGAACATACAATCCTTATTCTCTGTCCCTTTCAGACATCCAATGCTCTTTTATTCCTGAAAGTATGTTCCCTACCACCAAACTCTGCTCATATATGATCAAGCCATTGACCATATGTATGGTCTGCTGAGATTATAACTCTCCTTCTGAACCACCTTTGGCTGCAGCAAGAGTGCACTTACATGATTCATCACAGGATGTTTCAATAGCGTTAAATCATTTCAAATCATATTAAGATCCCCCACTACTGTTCCACAGCGTCACACACAGCCTGTGacctggtttaaaaaaaaaaacctttatgtTTTTGTCAACAACAGCAAGAGCGCATGTTAATTATCTAAATTATAATGAAAGAAGCCCACAGAGTGGCCTCGAAAATAAGAGTGATGAGATTCCGGCATGCGCAATCTATCTCCTGAATTTGATGCCTTGTCATGCTTGTCATTGTGTGTTCTTTCCATCCTGGAGTGTGAGACCAGCTGGAGCTATGCAGTGCTGTGATTCTGCCTGATGGACgcagttaaaaaaatatcactttttCAGGGGGCTGAGCAGTACTGACTCAGAATGTCCAGTATATCACTGTCATGCTGCCaggatgctgtttttttttttttttttttacctgggtGGAGAGATGACTCAGAGAGGACAAAACATTCTTAATGACATGCTGTATTAGATGCCTCTAGCTCTGGGCTACTTTAACCTCTTTGCCTAACTGTTGTAACAACATATTAATTAacatccctctctctgtttattattGGCTGAAGCTCTTATTTGATTGATTGCTCTTGCCAATTTTTCTAGGCTTAATTACACattcataaaatacaaacagtgtTCTTCTTAGTGTGTAGAATAGCATACtgtgttatgtaaggaataaaacacaatggggcatgctgttacaggaaattaatcaatgatagggtggtgtgatgtgtccCAACAtgaagattattttccaataagaggGTGCCctaaaataacacattatacttttttattcatttatagttatgtttaacaagttagttccttttatcaattttttttataacagatataaacagttactcagcagcctctctttttctctttcctgaagttaataacatGTCgttttaccaagaaactgcaaagtcttATACGTCCTGAatactttcctgtgtcagaaaacctaaaattaccactttacctctgactgtgacAAAGGACAGACACAGGGGAGTCCTTCCAAAttgtctccttatagaaaatttcaccatttaaatgattacacacattttttaattcgGTTATGTGGGACATCTTCCAAACAAgtctatacatatacatgtgtaAGTTgtaattatagaaatgataatgtattagaacaagtgcatttatataaaccttgcagctggaacaaCTGATTGAGCTGTGCTGGAGCTATAGTGCAAGAGTCATAGCTATTTTTATTACTGTGCTTACATTTTGCCCTCACCTTCCCATGCAAACAGATGGATGATAAACCGGATTCAGGGATTTCCTATGCATGACAGCAGATGAATTTATTTCCTCTCAGACATTCATTGTCTGTTTCTTTGCACTGTTCTTGATACTTGATACTCGAAAAAATCAAACTTGCTTAAAAATACTCTCACAGTTTGAGAAAAGCACTCACATCCCATGAGACTGTGCAGTGATTTGTcagtgaggagaggagagatttTGTTGCAGATTACCAAAATTTGTCCGCAACAGGGCTAAAATTGAAATTGCTACTGCATGTTGTAAGGACATGAGAGCAGCTACAAAAGGCAACTTCCATTCACATAAATGCATCTATGCACAAAAGGGGTGTGGTGTGGTGAATAAATCGAATCTTTTCCGCTAAGTCATTAAAAAGcttcagcagagagaaagaacacTTCAAAAGGGCATATTCTGAGTCTATAGGACTAGTTGTctctaaaataatttattttgctttattgtTAAACCATACCAAATTAACATTTGTAAGTATTAGCACAGCTCGTATTTTACACAGCTCTCAAAATACTGTGCAACATGATTAACTATTATAATTCTTATTCAGGTTATGAGTTCTGACTTATTTTTGATCAAAAACCCATTTTATGCTAGCTAATTTGCTATTagcagtcctgatgcacacctctaactACTAACCTTGTAATGTGAGTTGCATGGGTATGACATGATCAAAAATGATGAAAGGCATTACGGTGTTGTCACCTTAATATGACaggtaaatatttcataaacaagTTTTGTGACTAGGGCAGTGAATAACATGATTTCACCTCCCAGGTTTTGCCACCGCTCATGTATGAATGTCATCCTGGCTCTATATAGAAAGCATTCATTATTCAAGGTGGGATGTTGAATTAAATCCACATGCATGTTTACCTCAGCAGTGTATATTAGTAGATTTACAAAGTTTATGAACAgtattatatacagtgtagTTCGATACAGTTtaataatatttctgttaaaaaagTACATTATAGTGTGAATCGAATGAGGTAAATCAGAGGTATCTTTGTGGTTATCCATATTGAACAATGTCTTTTGCTGTCAACGTCCAAGTAATCGAAGCTGtaggttttaattaaaaatagtttGTTTGCTTTCTAGTAGTCTTAACACTGCAATAATATTGAGTACTTATGTAGTCAGTATTAAACCTGGGAGTAATATTTCTTAGAAATTCTATAATATTGACTGACAATATTCAATATAGTAGTCACTGAACATAGCAGCATGTTTAATTAGGATATATAATGTGATTGCTGCAGAGTGTGGATTCTTCTGTTCCTTCACCGTGATTAGTACAGGAAAAAGTGAGTGATGGTGTATGTCCGCTCTCCACCCTTCTCTTCCTCTTGTGCACTCAGTTACATTTGCAGTGATGATATGATCAGAGATACATCGTATTTTATTTTAGCAGATTTTCCTGGTGGTTTCACAGTAGAATGATGACAGATCTGAGTGCCCTTAGGATTATTGTTTGatgtaataaatacagaatGGCCAAACATGACAGATTTGGTATaaagatgtttcttttttctacatTAGTAAGTTGTATCCATTAATGCTGTCTTAAAATGTCTGTACATTTTGTCCTCCTAAGCATTCGATAGATGCGGTCAGTGCTGGGGTTAGTCCTATCGGAGACACAGCCTATAACTCCAGCCACTGGGACCTCAGCAGTGCCTTTTTCTTTGCTGGGACCGTCATCACCACAATAGGTAACATTTTGTTACCTTCATTAAATGTTTCCAGATGATGGAAACTCACAATTTGTACCACTATGTGCACCTTCTCTTCTTTCACTCTGCTATTGGAAGAGTCAGTGATTTATTCGAgtcatgaaagaaaaagaaaaggttaCCGAGAGCATGTCATATTGCTTCTGCGTATTGACTCTGCTAAATCATCTCATACGTAAAGTTATATGGAATCGTTCTTGGAATTGAATTCTGTTTGGAAAATAACAGTGTCCCTTTTATCTATCCATGCAGATAATGAACACAACAAACATACGCTGAAATGAAAGACAATAAACATACACTAAAATGGAGTCAGAGCTGGTTGGATGTAATAATGCAGTGTGTAAACCTCGGTTACCATTGTACCTAACGTGCAGTGATATAATATGGGCTATAACTTGGACTGTTTTGATTCTATTTGATCTCTTATTCCTGAAACAGAGATTTTGAAAAGATTTGAAGTGCACACATGCTACATTGTCACATTGAAATGAGTTCACATTGAGTACTCCAATCAGACTTACATGTGTGTCAGCAGCTTTTGGATACAATAATATCCAAAGTcttattactgtatattatataagcACTTTGCAAACCTTGATTCAGTTTGTAGTGTTTGATTCAATTTGCTCGAACGGTTCGAATGAATCAGAGTTACCATCCCTAGTATGAAATGTTTCATGGACAGCATATGtttattgaattaaataaacagaactgaaaattttgtttttagatgTTATTGTTCTTTGATGACACTGTTGTTTCCCAAGGCCTGAAAATGCAACTGTGCTTCCATGATCAAGTCTTGCATTCTTTTCTCCTCGGCAATCTGTAATTACTGCCATGGTGTTTCTGTAGAACCTAACAATTTTCTTTGTTGTGACAGCATTATCTTAAAATAGTGGATCAATAGCTGACGTATTGCTTAGTAGGaggcaatattttttttctacacccATGTATGCAGGCTATGGGAACATTGCACCCAGCACGGAGGGAGGCAAGATTTTCTGCATCCTGTACGCCATATTTGGAATTCCTCTGTTTGGGTTCCTACTGGCTGGCATTGGTGATCAACTTGGGACCATGTTTGTTAAGAGCATTTTAAAGGTGGAGGGAATTTTCCGGGtaagctttattattattattattattattattattattattatcagtgtgATATgacttttcttttaatttactATAGTACCATAATGCTATGGATATTGGATACATTTTTTCTTATCTATATTTGGCATGTTTCTGTTTTCAGCAGAAACATAGGCAGATAAGTCAGACTAAAATCCGCGTCACCTCCACCATTCTCTTCATCCTGGCTGGGTGCATTGTCTTCGTCACCATCCCAGCTGTCATCTTCAAACACACTGAAGGCTGGACTACACTGGAGGCCATCTACTTTGTTGTTATTACTCTCACAACTGTTGGTATTGGAGATTATGTAGCAGGTACAGTTGACTTTTCTATCTAGTTTTATTGGTATTATACATCAGGGGTGTACAAATATGTGTCCTGGGGGCCTAGAGTATAGCGCAGTGCTTGTCACGGCTAATTTCCCTGCTAAAGCATATCTGATTTTATTCATCAGTTTATTCCCAGGTGTGCTGTAACAGGGAAAGCATGGACTTTGGATGTTTGGGATTGAACTTGGGCACGATAGTAATGTATGCACAAGTGTACACTGTAATGAAAAGGTTTTCTATTAGTAATGAGATAAAGTGCATTTTGGGAATTTTGTGCCTTGTATGAGGTTTAGCAAGAACAaatgattcatcttcagttatTAAGCATATAATTCAGTGCTATTAATTATTCAATACGTACACTGAAATAAAAGGGGAAGGTATAAagttatgagagtgaggaatgtaagtctggTCTCACCTACAGGTCCTGGGAAGATACTAATGAATCACTATACCTTTTTTGACACACCCTGATGTTGTGATACATAGAAACTCAAGAAGGGCAAGAAAGATGCCATGAAAATCCAAGCCTAAGTGGTGGCCATTTACTGTTCAATTACCAGCAGCATTTAAGATAGTTTCAGTATCACATCGAATGCACATAGCAAATTCTTAGCTGTGTTAAGTATTACAATTTGGCTGTTTGTTTTCAGGTGGGGACAGAATGATTGAATACAAGAAGTGGTATAAGCCACTAGTTTGGTTCTGGATCTTAGTGGGTCTGGCGTATTTTGCAGCAGTTCTCAGCATGATAGGAGACTGGTTAAGAGTCCTTTCCAAGAAGACTAAAGAGGAGGTATGATATGACGAGCACTGCAgtatttttcttctcctttatGGCATCATCATACAGTCTTTCCTGAGAATAGTGGATCAGTTATTCAATAactattttttgcattaataatttaaatccAAAATACATCATTGGTTAGAAACCATTCTGCTTAATAATGATATACAGTAGTAGATCAGTTGCttttattggttttaatggataGTAAATAAAACCAACAAAATGTTCATCAGAAGAGTAATGAGTGTATGTCGATTAGTGGTAAGATGAAGCAACTGGACTTGTGTTATAGACTTTGGAAATGTTTTGCCATTTAGTAGAACCCCAATTTTGCCATTCAGTAGAATCCCAGAGGATGAGCTGTGAAACATTAAGATACTGTATTTTGACCATAATGACTGACTGTTTGTATGTCAGGTCGGGGAGTTTAAGGCCCATGCGGCTGAATGGAAGGCGAATGTGCGTGCTGAGCTGCGGGAAACCCGGAGGCGCCTCAGCGTAGAGCTCCATGACAAGCTCCAACGTGCTGCCACCATTCGCAGTATGGAACGCCGACGCCTGGGTCTGGAGCAGCGTGCACGATCTCTTGACATGCTCTCTCCAGAGAAAAGAGCCATCTTCTCCAGCTTTGACAGGGGTCGATTCACCACATCCTCACAGGAGAGCATCGACACAAAGCTGAGCAATCTACGAATGAAGGCAGAGCACTACAGCAAGCACACGGCCTCAGAGGAAAACATCTTCAACCGCTTTGGCTCTCTTGGCAAGCTGACCAAGCGCAACAGAAACAAAGACATGCCGCCAAATATCGCAGAGGATGCAATGCGACTCAGCAGCAATGGCAGCAACAACACACTGGCTGAGGAGAGACAGGAGGCTCATGAAGAGGGGGatcaggaggaggaggtgacagagaaagagaacaacACCACGCTCACCAATCTGCCACAACACACTGAGCAGCAAGAGCAGCTGAACGGTTTTGTGCCCGCTCAggccaaagagagagagacagagaaaatgcTGGTAGAGAGAGAGCATCAGCCATAGACAAGTCAATGAAAATGGGCGGCAAGCGATTCATGAATGCCACAGAATGTGCCTTTCTGTTTTGTACGCTATGGCTCAAGTCATTAAGATGAATCTTAGTCAGTGTCTCTTATTCTCAAACAACTAATACATCTTGGTTGCCAAAAATGTGAGCTATCAGGGGTCATAGAATCGTCAGTGAAATCTTCTCAACTATGAagcatgctgtatttttttttttaccgtttCAGAGTTATTTAGTGCTACTTACAGTGCAAGAGACTGTGATATAGCAACATTTATCTGTGTTTTAAAGAGGGGCCATGACCATGGCTTTCCAGGAGCCATCTCCTTGATGtgaaactgctgctgtaatactCAGTTACTTTGTGTTCAGTTGTATCAAAGATGTAAGTTTATAGAGAGCATGTCAGACTTTAATACATGTTTGGCTTTAAACCcatttcagaaatgtaaaacTGCAAACTGGTTCAATAACACCTTGACTTACATTTACAGCGTTTGGCAGACACCCTcatccagagagacttacatttatctcattgaTACAAccaagcagttgagggttaagggccttgctcaagggcccagcttggcagtgctaggatttgaactcacagcctTCTGACAGGTAGCTCAAAGTCTTAagcactgagctaccactgcccctgACTTGAAGAGTGAAACTTTGATATAAACAATGTGCAGTTTCTTGTTGATTATTTGCCAATATTccaacaataaacagataaagaaatAGAGTTAGTTTCTGTGAATGAATGATCCATGTCTGTCAGAATGTGCTATGCTAACATAATCTGTTTACATGTAAATGCAAAACTAGTTAAAATGAAACATCCACCCGCCTGGTTGATTCAAGAACCTGTTTGACAAAAGAATCTTCTACATTTCTATTtgaatttacagcatttggtgGGCACCCATATTCAGAGCTATTTACAGAAATCTTCTGTCCATTTAGTGCATTGCAAATTCACCTTGTTTTAATTAGCCAATAAAATTAACTTTGTCGTGTTAGAAACATTCTCATACGTGACTAGCTCAGAATGCTTGagaataatgcttttttttgtggaaGAAAACCTTTTACAGTCATTTTCAGAATGGAACATTCATCATTTACCCAGGTTTATTTCCAGTCATTTCATTGTTgtctttattttccatttaccGGATGCCAGAACAATCAGCATATGCTTTGCATCTTCAGTGTGCATGAAGCCCAACATATTAATTATCCAACCATCCTGATACCTGACACAGCCTAGATATGAATGTAGACTGTCGCATCCCCGAAACTGAATAACAGCTTTAGAGCTGGACCCTCCACATAATAGAAATGGCAATTAAACCATTCATCCAACCTTCATTACTACATTagcaaaaaaagcagaaaacctTAGGGATAGTTAGATTTATTGCAACTCTTGCATTCAGagattaaaaagtgaaaatatgtaACTGATGTTTTAGTGAATTCAAGTTATAATCATTTTGgcacatattttacattataaaatatttttatggcaAGCAGCTAAAATAAGACTAATAAGCATGAGTGTGATAATAAACATAATACTGCATGTGCTCGGTGGTCCAAGAttccacaaataaaaacatttgtctTTATGTACAAAACTGAGCTTCAACTAAGATCCACTTCTTTTAATGACATATGTCCCCCCCACAGTTTCTGGTTAGGaatttaaaagatatttatttagtcatATGCAATTTTCAAGgtatacattttctttaactgAATCTTATAGTCTTTAGATatcaatattgtttttttttttattttagtgccAGAGTTGTAGTTCATTTTGGGAACAGTTGTTCTAACATTACATGGTTACACACTACACAGAGTAGGCCTGCTCTGCAAATATGAAGGCAAAAGTGGTAAGCCTATAACTACTGAAGAGTGCAAAGAAAGTGTCAAAGAAAGTTTTTTCCTTTTGAAATTTGCTTATAAGATGTTTTTTGATGATCTTAAGTCAATGAGTGTCATAATACCAGTACTATTTGCTGACAAATAGTGTGATCCCTGGATCTTGTTGTGCCTGTGCATGTGTGACTATCCTGTAGGATTTAAAGTCTGGTAATTCTCTTATACAGCGCTCAGTTGATACAGCCAGCTGTGGCCATGACCCATGGCATAAATTCTATCATGTAACATGAAAGAAAACTGTTTATGTGGTTGAGGAGGCCTTCCCCTAGCTCCATCTGTAAGAAAtcgataaaaaataaattggtaCATGGCTTTACATGTTCAGTTCTGCATTAAATTACAGTAGCACTGTTTCATCTCCCTGTCAGTCTAGATATAAAGTTAGTGCAGTACAGTAGAAATCACAGGCACATGGATTGTGAGTTTCCTGTTACAGGCATCCTACACTACATGCTGAGTACACCATGACTTTCCAGTGGGAGGGGaatagagagagaaggaaatgcTTTGGTGACAAACACCAACACCTAAATGTGGCAATGGGAACAGTACTGCCTCTTTGGAACAATTCTGTCAGCTGGGAGGAAATAGCATAGAAGGAAACGGCAGTTAGTTTGTTTAGTGCTAAAAGAAGGGTAGGGTTAGAGCTGATTTCGGAGGACAGACAAGTGGGCATGGCTGATGAATATCTCTATGAAAAATAACCAGATAACTGGCCTTGTACTGACGCAATAAGTCCATTACTCAGAAATTCTGGCATGTAACCTGAAAAgcattcagtattttttttcagcctgtTGCTCTTTCTGACTATACGGGCAAGGGCAAATTTACTTGGCCTTAGCTGTATAAATGACGTCTAACAAAAACAACTACTATTAGTggtaacaacaacagcaacaatggTTCTGTTGCATAATATAATTAGACAAAGCAATTAAGcagagagaaaatagaaaaattaagAGGAGAAGTAAATCACTTTCTGTCTGCCTCTTCAATAAAAGAGAAAGCTTTCAACACTGCTGACTCATCTAATTTCTAAAAGCTTCTCTGGCAGCGAACAGCTCGGGAATGTCCCCATACATTAAGGACAAAGCTGAAGTAATCCACAAATTGAAATCAGCAACAAGATAACTTCAAGGGCAGTGTGGAGGATATTAGAATGCCAGACAGAATGCAAAGAAGATTACAATAGTAGAGACatgttaacatttatagaacatacacagaaaaatgATGTCACATGGAAGCCCATATCCATCCATTCCAACATAAAACCCCAGCAGAATAATCCAAAGCCGAGCAAaaccctctctctttcttagtGTCATCCAGAGTCTgatttgtgtggaaaaaaaatactattttggCAGATGTTATAAGGAGGCCCTCTAAAAAGAAACAGGATGGCTTCATATatacagcattattattatacactcaTCCTAGGTCTTCCTAGGTCTGAACACGCTGAATCGGACATTGGACACTGAGTGATGAATGGACATGGTTGGTATTGATCTTATTTGGAAGGTGTTATCTGTTGCATTCTGAAAGAACCTAGATAATAAATCAGCAAGGGGGACTGAAGGTCTAATACACATACACCACATGTCTGCAGACACTGCATATTGTAAATAGGGAGGAATAGGAAGGGGGTTTAGCTGCAGTTTCTGTAATTTTGAATAACCTTGTTCAGCTGTGAAAAGTGAAATGCCTGAAATGATAGTGAACTGAACAGTGCACAACACATTTGTAATTGTATACTTGTTTTGACACGTTATTGGTCAGAGTAATAACAAACTGATGCTATATAATAATGACAtgatatgataatataatagtTTTTGAGagcattatatataaaaataacaatcgtgcataaaatattcagaaatacaaaaaaaaaacaaaaaaaaacaataaagtgactactaagaaaaatggaaaattagGAAAAATAATGGCTATTTTGCAATCTGTATGTGTTCCCCAATAAACACAAAGTTTCTATTAGTTCTATTACTCACCTAATTTATGCCTTAAAATCCAAAGAAGCTGTACGAA
This genomic window contains:
- the kcnk10b gene encoding potassium channel subfamily K member 10b isoform X1, with translation MKFPVENPRKQVNWNPEQVVVQTNLAHPKKPQPGVVQSSLVQASVAAMQNPMGCEAKANEHCPLPRLSISSRSASIVTSMDAVADGSALHSVMKWKTVLAVFVVVVLYLVGGGLVFQALEQPFESDQKNTITQEKALFLQGNPCVSPSELEALIKHSIDAVSAGVSPIGDTAYNSSHWDLSSAFFFAGTVITTIGYGNIAPSTEGGKIFCILYAIFGIPLFGFLLAGIGDQLGTMFVKSILKVEGIFRQKHRQISQTKIRVTSTILFILAGCIVFVTIPAVIFKHTEGWTTLEAIYFVVITLTTVGIGDYVAGGDRMIEYKKWYKPLVWFWILVGLAYFAAVLSMIGDWLRVLSKKTKEEVGEFKAHAAEWKANVRAELRETRRRLSVELHDKLQRAATIRSMERRRLGLEQRARSLDMLSPEKRAIFSSFDRGRFTTSSQESIDTKLSNLRMKAEHYSKHTASEENIFNRFGSLGKLTKRNRNKDMPPNIAEDAMRLSSNGSNNTLAEERQEAHEEGDQEEEVTEKENNTTLTNLPQHTEQQEQLNGFVPAQAKERETEKMLVEREHQP
- the kcnk10b gene encoding potassium channel subfamily K member 10b isoform X2; its protein translation is MVVQTNLAHPKKPQPGVVQSSLVQASVAAMQNPMGCEAKANEHCPLPRLSISSRSASIVTSMDAVADGSALHSVMKWKTVLAVFVVVVLYLVGGGLVFQALEQPFESDQKNTITQEKALFLQGNPCVSPSELEALIKHSIDAVSAGVSPIGDTAYNSSHWDLSSAFFFAGTVITTIGYGNIAPSTEGGKIFCILYAIFGIPLFGFLLAGIGDQLGTMFVKSILKVEGIFRQKHRQISQTKIRVTSTILFILAGCIVFVTIPAVIFKHTEGWTTLEAIYFVVITLTTVGIGDYVAGGDRMIEYKKWYKPLVWFWILVGLAYFAAVLSMIGDWLRVLSKKTKEEVGEFKAHAAEWKANVRAELRETRRRLSVELHDKLQRAATIRSMERRRLGLEQRARSLDMLSPEKRAIFSSFDRGRFTTSSQESIDTKLSNLRMKAEHYSKHTASEENIFNRFGSLGKLTKRNRNKDMPPNIAEDAMRLSSNGSNNTLAEERQEAHEEGDQEEEVTEKENNTTLTNLPQHTEQQEQLNGFVPAQAKERETEKMLVEREHQP